The Amycolatopsis sp. DG1A-15b genome contains the following window.
CGAAGCGCTGACGAACGTCACGCGGCACGCCGGGGCGAAGTCGTCGTCGGTCGAGGTCACTGTCAACCAGCACGGCCGGCTCGGCCGCCGCCTGACGCTGGTGGTGCGCGACGACGGGACCGGCCCGCCGCCGGAGGCGGGCCGGATCAGCGGCCTGGCCAACCTCGCGTCCCGGGCGGCCCGGTGGGGCGGCCACTGCGTGCTGACGGCGGGCGAGGACCGCGGGTCGCGGCTGGAATGGACGGCAGAGCTGCCGGCGATGACCGGCGAGCAGGGGAGGGGACGATGACGATCTCGGTGTTCCTGCTGGACGACCACGAGCTGGTCCGGACCGGGCTGAAAACCGTCTTCGAGCCGGAAGCCGACATCGAGGTGGTCGGGGAGGCGGGGACGGCGGCCGAGGCGCTGGTGCGGATCCCGCAGGCCCGCCCGGACGTGGCCGTCCTCGACGTGCGGCTGCCCGACGGCGAGGGCGTGGCGGTGTGCCGGGAGATCCGGTCCACCGTGGACCCGCCGCCGGCCTGCCTGATGCTGACGTCCTATTCGGACGACGAAGCGCTGTTCGGCGCGATCATGGCGGGCGCGGCCGGGTACATGCTCAAGCAGGTGTCCGGCCGGTCGCTGGTCGAGGCCGTCCGCACGGTCGCCGCCGGCGGCTCGCTGCTGGACGCCACGCTCACCGCGTCGGTGATGAACAAGCTGCGCGGCGAGAACGTCGCGGCCCCGGACCCGCGGTACGAGCAGCTGAGCCCGCAGGAACGGCGGGTGCTGGACCTGGTCGCGGAGGGCCTGACCAACCGGCAGATCGCCGAGCGGCTGTTCCTGGCCGAGAAGACGGTGAAGAACTACGTGTCGTCGGTGCTGCACAAGCTCGGCGTCGAGCGGCGCACCTCGGCCGCGGTGTACATGTCCCACCGGCGGGCCGAACCGGGCCGATCGGGCTGAATTCCGGGCTGTTCGGACGAAACCGGTGCGGCGTTCGACGTATCCAGCCGCCGATGGAGTACACCTGTCGGGTGACGCACGAATTGGCGTGCGCGGCAGAGGGGACGACATGACGGGGTTGTCGGGCGGGGACTACGTCACGCGGCAGATCCGGGCACTCGCGGACGCGGTGCGCCGCGAAGGGGCCGGTGGTGTCGGTACGCACAGCTTCCAGCTGGCGGAGCACCTGGCGGCGGAGGGTGGCGTCCACCGCGGCGACATCATGACGGCCACGGCGACGCTGCTGGCGATGACGGCCTGGTGCGACGGCGAGGCGGAGGCGGCCCGCCGGTTCGCGGAGCTCGCGGGCGAGCACGACGAGGAATCACGCGAGCTGGTGACCCACCTGCTCCGCCTGGAGGCGGGCGCGGACCGCGGCTGGCTGCCGCGGGACCAGGCGCAGGCGCTGCTGGAGTACGCCCGCCGGGAACGCCGCGGCGACCTGGCGACCCGCGTCCGCGCGATCGCGGCTCCCCGTCGCGGCCGGCACCGGCGGGACAACTGAGCCCGGCTCAGTCCCCCAGCGGCCGGGCCGGGTCGGCGAGCCGGTCGGCGTCCACGGTCCGTCCACCGAGGATCAGTTCGCGCACCGCGTCGAGGCCCTCGTCCCACTTGTTCACGTGCAGTCCCGCGACCACCCGGCCACCGGTCAGCCAGAACGCGTGGAACGCTTCGGCGTCGCCGCGGGTGACGACGCGGTCGTAGCCGCCCGGCGGGAACCAGCCGGTGAACTCCATGCCCGCGTCGTACTGGTCCGAGAAGAAGTACGGCAGGTCGTCGTGGACCACTTCGCGGCCGAGCATCGCCAGTGCGGCCGCCGGGCCGCCGTTCGCCGCCGCGGCCCAGTGCTCCACGCGGACGCCACGTCCGTAGCGCTCCTGCCACACGCTCGCGACGTCGCCCGCCGCGAAGACGTCCGGGTCCTCCGTGCGCAGGCCGGCGTCCACGAGGACGCCGTCGTCGACGGCCAGGCCCGCGTCGGCGGCCAGCTGCGTCTCGGGCCGGGCGCCGATCCCGACGACGACCACGTCGGCCGGGATCTCGCCGTCGTCGGTCAGCACCGCCGAGACCGCGGAGTCCCCCGCGAAGCCCGTCACGCCGGTGCCGAACCGCAGTTCGACGCCGTGGCGGCGGTGCAGGCCGGCGAAGAACCCGCCCACCTCCGGCCCGAGCGTGGCGTGCAGCGGGGCCGGTCCTGGCTCGACGATCGTCACCGGGCAACCGTGGTGGCGCGCGGCGGCGGCCGTCTCCAGGCCGACCCAGCCGGCACCGGCCACGACGACCCGGCCACCGGCGGCCAGCGCGTCGCGCAACCGGTCGGCGTGCGCGAGCCGGCGCAGGTAGTGGACGCCGTCGAGCTCGTTGCCGGGCACCCGCAACCGCCGCGGCGACGCCCCGGTCGCCAGCAGCAGCTTCGTGTACCCGAGGCGTTCGCCGCCGGCCAGTTCCACCTCGTGCGCCGCCCGGTCCAGCGCGGTCACCCGCCGGCCGGTCAGCACCTCGATGCCGTGGTCGACGTACCACTTCTCGTCGTGGACGAACACCGAAGCGCGGTCGTCCTGGCCGAGCAGGTACCCCTTCGACAGCGGCGGCCGCTCGTAGGGCAGGTCCGGTTCGGCGCCGACGATGACGACGCGCCCGTCGAACCCCTCGGCACGCAGGGTTTCCGCGGCTTTCGCGCCGGTCAGCCCGCCGCCGGCGATGACGAAGGTGGCCATCACGCGCTCACCCCGGTCAGCGCGAAGAACTCCTGCCGGGTCTTGGGTTCCTCCCGCAGCAGGCCGTGCAGCGCCGACGTCACGGTCAGCGCGCCGCTCGCCCGCACCCCGCGCAGGGACATGCACAGGTGCTCGGCCTCGATCACGACGCCGACGCCCTTCGGCGTCAGGTGCTCCTGCAGCCAGTCCGCGACCTGCTTGGTCAGCCGCTCCTGCACCTGCAGGTCGCGCGCGAACATCTCGACGACGCGGGCGAGCTTGGACAGCCCGAGGATCCGCTCGCCGGGCAGGTAGCCGACGTGGGCGACGCCGCGGAAGGGCAGCAGGTGGTGCTCGCACAGCGACTGCACCGGGATGCTCTTCGCCAGCACCAGCTCGTCGTAGCCCTCGTCGTTGGGGAAGGTCGTCAGCCGGAAGTCGCGCGGCTGCAGCATTTCCGCGTAGGCGTGGGCCACCCGCCGCGGCGTGTCGCCGAGGTGCTCCGACGACGGGTCCTTCCCGAGGGCCCGCAGCAGGTCGGCGACCGCGCGCTCGGCCGCGTGCAGGTCGACCGAGCCGCGGTCGTGGACGACACCGAGGTGCCGCAGCGGGACCGGGGTGCTGACGGGTTCGACGGTCACGGGGGTGCCTCCTTCTAAAAGCAACTCGGACCGACGTTAGAAGCTCCCGGGGGTTTTCGTCAACAGGTGTTTGTTTTAGAATGCCGTGATGCAGGAAACCCAGGCGCTGGCCGCGGCCGCAGCCCTCGACGAGCCGACCCGGCGCCGGTTGTACGAGTACGTCGTCCGCCGCCCGGAGCCGGTGAGCCGTGACGACGTCGCCGCCGCCCTCGGCGTCCCCCGGGCGACGGTCGCGTTCCACCTCGACCGCCTGGTGGAGGAGCGGCTGCTGGCGGTGGGCCACGAACGCCGCACCGGCCGCACCGGCCCGGGCGCGGGCCGTCCGGCGAAGCTGTACCGGCGGTCGGACCGCCAGGTGAGCATTTCCCTGCCCGAGCGCCAGTACGAGCTGGCGGGCACGCTCCTGGCGGCCGCGGTGGAGGAGGCCGACGAAACCGGCGGTTCCCCGCGCGAGATCCTGACCCGCCGCGCGCGCGAGCGCGGGGCGGAGCTGGCCACCGGCGGCCGCGACATCGTCGGCACGCTGGAGGAGAACGGCTTCGAGCCGCGCCTCGAGGACGGCGAGGTGGCGCTCGCCAACTGCCCGTTCCACCGCCTGGCCCAGGTCCACACGCGACTGGTGTGCGAGATGAACCTGGGGCTGGTCGAGGGAATGCTGACGGGAGCGGGGGAGAACGGCTGGCGGGCCCGGCTGGACCCGCACCCGGGCTCGTGCTGCGTGCGCCTCGCCCACGACTGACGCTCCACCGGCCAAACCGAGCGCCCCGAGGTGGCCTCGGTCGCGTTCAACGCACCGAAGGCCACCTGGGGGCGCAGGGCTCGTTACGGCGAGTTCGTCACTTCGGCGGGACCTCGCCGAGCCGCCCGGTCACCGCGGTCGTGATCGCGCTGGCCCCGAGCTGCGTGCCCGGCTTGATCCACGGCTGGTCGGGCTCCGCTCCGGCGATCGTGCGCTCGCCGATGAAGCCGCCGGTCGCCGGGTCGATGATCAGCTGCCGGATCTCGTGCCGGTCGTCCAGTCCGAGCGCGACACCGGTGCGGCCGTCCAGGTTCGTCGATGCGGCCTGCACCGTGATGCCCGGGATCTTCGCCAGCGCCCGGTACCACTGCGCCCGCAGCTGTGCCGGCATCTGCCCCGCGCGGAGGATCTCGATGCCGAAGTGGAACATCACCGACGGCGTCGAGCCGCGGCCCTTCGTCAGCTGCTGCAGCTTCGCGTACAGCGCCGCCGGGTCGTGCGGCAAGGCCGCGTAGAACACCGGGCTGTCCCAGTCGCTCCTGTCGCCGCACTTCTTCGCCGGCTTGGACTCCGGGAAGAAGTCGCCGCAGCGGCCCTGCCACTGGCCCTGGTCGGTGTTCGTGATCTCCGGCTCCGGGGCCTGCGACTGCGGCACCGAACCACCGAGGAACTTGCCGGTGCCGAGGATCTTGCGGGTCTCCTGCCAGACGTCGTGCTCGTCGGCCGGGATCCAGCGGTCGACCTCCTGCTCCCACAGGTAGGTGTAGCCGGTGCTGTCGCCGGTCTGGACGCCGCGCTGCACCCACGTGTGCTCGCCGACGTACCGGAACTGTCCCGGCCCGACGGGCTGGTCGGCCGCGCCGACGGCCAGGTCCGCGGCCCGGGTCAGCACCTGGACCGCCGACATCAGCCGGACGTCCGGGGCGGCCGCCGTCGGGACCGGAGTGGTGGTCCGGACCGGTGGCGCGGCCGCCGGGGCGGGCGCCGGAGCCGCCGGGCGCTGCTGCTGGACGACGACGGCGGTCACCGCCACCACGCCGGCCACCGCGGCCGCGGCCGGCAGCGCGAACCGGCGAAGGCGCTTCGGGCGCAGCGGGACGACGTCGGCAACGGCACCGGCGTCGAGCTCGGCCAGCAGCCGGGCCCGGGCCGCGGACAGGTCGGCCGGCGCGGTGCGGGCGTCGCGGTGGAGCAGCTCGAGGGTCTCGTCGAGCTCGTTCATGACTGGTTCTCCTCGGTGGGGACGAGCAGGGACTGGAGCCGGTGGCGCACGCGGTGCAGGCGCGAGCGCACCGTGCTCGCGGGCACGCCGAGCGCCTCGGCGACCTCGGCCGGCTCGAGACCGGCCCAGGCGGTGAGCAGCAGGACGTCACGGTCCTGTTCGGACAGTGCGGCGAGTTCGGTGGCGAGCAGCCGCAGCCGCGCCGCCGCGTCGACCCGGCCGGCGACCGCGGTGTCGTGGTTTTCGGCGGGGCGGTCCTCGGCACCCGCCTTCGCGGTCAGCTGGAACCCGCGGACCTCCTGGCGCACGTGGTTGCGCAGCAGGTTGGTGGCGATGCCGTAGAGCCAGCCGCGGATCGGCGCCTGCTGCGGGTCGTAGCTCGTCCGTCTTCGGAGCGCGACGACGAACGTCTCCGCCACGAGGTCGTCGGCGACGTGCACGCCCACCCGGCCCGCGAGGTAGCCGCGCAGGGGAGGGGCGTACTCGTCGAAGAGCCGCGCGAAGATCTCCCGGGGATCCCGTGCGGCGAGGTCGGGCCGGTCCAGCCGTTCGACGATTCTGGTCACGGTACTGGTTGTCCCGGCCTGCCGCCCGCGTCCCCGGTCGCCCGTCCGGATGAGACGCACGCCACATCCGTGGAACGGCCCGGCCCGCTGCGGACAACAGCCGGTATGCGCAGAGGGAACGAGGTGCTGCTCGCCGCGACGTGTGCCGGGGCGGTGGCGGTGATGCTGGTGGTGGCCGCCGCGGTGCGGCCGCCGGGCCCCGCCGAGGCACGGCCGTTCCCCCCGCCCCCGCCGGCCCTGACGACGAGCGTGGCCACCACGGCGACCGCGGCGCCGCCCGGGACACCCGTGGCCTCGCTGCCCACCGGCGCCGCGCTCGCGCACCTCGTGCCCGGGAAGCTCAGCGTGCTCGTCCACGACCGCCGGACGGGCCGCGACCTCGTCTCCCACCAGCCGGACGCCACGTATCCGGCCGCGTCGCTGGTCAAGCTGCTGATCGCGCTCGAAGCGCTGCGCCAGGGGGAGCCGGCGGGCGTGGTCGCGGAGCTGCTCTCGCGCAGTGACGACGAGGTCGCCGGCCGGCTGTGGGCGCAGCTGGGCGGCCCGGCGATCGTCACCGGCTGGGCCGCGCGGATCGGCCTGACCGCGACCCGCCCGCCCGCCGATCCCGGTCACTGGGGCAGCACCCTGGTCACCGCCGCCGACGTCGTGCGGTGCTACCGGTACCTCCTCGACGCCGCGCCCCCCGCGACCCGGCAGATCGTCCTGCGGGCCCTCGAAAGCGCGGCCCGCCGCGGCGCGGACGGCTTCGAGCAGCTCTTCGGCGTCCCGGCCGCGGTCACCGCCACCGACTGGGCCGTGGACCAGGGCTGGTCCTGCTGCGACCCGGACCGCACCCTGCACGCCACCGGGGTGGTCGGTGACCGGCGGTACGTCGTGGTCGTGCTGACCGCCCAGCCCGCCGCCGCGAGCTGGGCGGTCGCCACCCGGCGCGTCACGGCGGTCGTGAAAGCGCTTGCTGGTCCGCTCGGCTGGTCCTGACCCGGCGCGGGACGTCCGGAAGGCGCCGATTCGGCGGTACCGTCTCGTCCGTGGGGACACGGTACGAGATTCAGGGGGCCAGGGTGGTGGACCGGGCGAAGCCGGGGGAGCAGACGAGAACCTCTCCGCCGGGGCTGCGGCAGCCGAGCCTGGCCGACGTCGCGGGCATGGCGGGCGTCTCGCACATGACCGTTTCGCGCGTGGTCAACGAGAGCGGGCCGGTGCGCCCGGAGACCCGCGAACGGGTGCTCGCCGCCGTGCAGAAGCTCGGGTACCGGCCCAACACCGCGGCGCGGGCGCTGGTCACCGGCCGGTCGGGCACCCTCGGCGTGGTCGCGCTCGAGTCCAATCTCTACGGACCGGCGAGCACGCTCTACGGCATCGAGAACGCGGCCCGCGAGGCCGGGTACGGCGTCGCGATCTGCAGTGTGACGCGGCCCGGCCGGACGTCGATCGGCGACGCGGTGGAGAGCCTGCGGCGCCAGGCGGTGGAGGGGATCGTCGTGATCGCCCCGCACGTCACGGCCGACCGGGCGCTCGACGCGGCGCCCGCGGACATCCCGCTGGTCGCGGTCGGCGGCGGCGATTCGGCGCCGGTGCCGGTGCTCTCGGTCGACCAGTACGACGGTGCCCGCCGCGTCACCGAGCACCTGCTGTCCCTCGGCCACCGGACGGTCTGGCACCTGGCCGGGCCGGAGGACTGGCTGGAGGCCCGCGACCGCGAGCGCGGCTGGCGCGAGACCCTGGAGGGCCGCGGCCTGCGCGTGCCGGCGGTGGTGCGCGGTGACTGGAGCCCGCGGTCGGGCTACGAGGCCGGCCGTGCGCTGGTCGGCAAGCGAGGGCTCAAGGCGGTGTTTTCGGCCAACGACCAGATGGCGCTGGGCCTGCTGCGGGCGTTCACCGAGGCGGGCATCCGGGTGCCGGAGGACGTCCACGTCGCCGGGTTCGACGACGTCCCGGAAGCCGAGTACTTCACCCCACCGCTGACGACGGTGCGCCAGGACTTCATCGAGGTCGGCCGCCGCACGTTCGGGCTCCTCGAAGAGCGGATGGCGGGCGGCGACGCGGGGGCGAGGCACCTGGTGCCCGCGGAGCTGGTCGTGCGCGAGAGCACCCGGCCCCGCTGACGCGACAGCCGTGGCCCCCGGCCCCCGGCCGCGAGTGCAGTGAATGACTCATTCCTGGCGTCCGACACAGTGAATGAGTCATTCGCGACATTCAAGGCAGTATGTTAGCGCTAACAATACCTCGGCACTGATCCATCTTGGTGTTGTATCTTGACGACTTCTGTGCGGTCGGCAAAGGTTCGTGTTCGATTGTGGTCCCCGCCGCTCCAGGAGGCCCCCGCATGCGCGCCGCCCGCCGTTGCCGGACGCTGTTCACCGTCCTTCTTTCCGTCCTGCTCGCCTTCGCCGGAATCGCCGTCCCGCAGGCGGCGGCCGCCCCCGCGGCTCGGCCCGCCCACACCGTCACCTACGACGGCTACTCCTTCCTGGTCGACGGGAACCGGACCTACCTGTGGTCCGGCGAGTTCCACTCCTACCGCCTCCCCAGCCCCGACCTGTGGCTCGACATCTTCCAGAAGATGAAGGCGGCCGGCTTCAACGCGACGTCGCTCTACTTCGACTGGGGCTACCACTCGCCGAAACAGGGCGTCTACGACTTCACCGGCATCCGGGACCTCGACAAGCTCCTCGACATGGCGCAGCAGGCCGGCCTCTACGTCATCGCGCGGCCCGGGCCCTACATCAACGCCGAAGTCGACGGCGGCGGGTTCCCGACCTGGCTGTCCACCACGCCCGGCCACACCCGCAGCGCCGACCCGGTCTACCTGAAGTACTCCGACGAGTGGCAGACGCAGATCGACCGCATCATCGCGCGCCACCAGCTCACGAACGGCACCGGCAGCGTGCTGGCCTACCAGGTCGAAAACGAGTACTACAACGGCAACGCCGACGGCCGCGCCTACATGCAGCACCTGGAGGACAAGGCCCGCGCCGACGGCATCACCGTCCCGCTGGTCGGCAACAACAACGGCACCTTCAACGCCGGCGCCGCCGCGCTGGACGTCGACGCCGCCGACTCCTACCCGCAGGGCTTCGACTGCTCGAACCCGGCCAAGTGGAACGGCGTGCCGGACATCAGCTACGACCACGTCCCCGGGAAGCCGCTGATCACCGCGGAATTCCAGGGCGGCGCCTTCGACCCGTGGGGCGGCCCGGGCTACGAAAAGTGCGCGCAGCTGATCAACGACCAGTTCGCGAACGTCTTCTACAAGCAGAACATCGCCGTCGGCGCCACCGGCCAGAGCTTCTACATGCTGCACGGCGGCACGTCCTGGGGCTGGAGCGCGATCCCGCAGAACTACACCTCCTACGACTACGGCGCGGCGATCACCGAGGCGCGCCAGTTCGACCCGAAGTACGCCGAAGACAAGCTGATCGGCTACTTCACCCAGTCCGTCGCCCCGCTGACCAAGACCGACGGGCTCGCGGGCGCGCCGCTGACCGATCCGGCGCTCACCGACACCGCGCGGATCAACCCCGACACCCGCACGCAGTTCCACACCCTGCGGCACAGCGATTCGACGTCGACCGCCACGAACACCACCGCCGTCGCGCTCGACCTGGCCGCGCACGCCGGCTACACCTACGACGACCGCGCGGCCGAGGTCGGCTACACCGGCACCTGGAGCCACGTCGGCCCGGAGGTCAACTACACCGGCGGCGACTACCAGCACACGGAGTCGTTCTCGAACGTCACCGGCGACAGCGTGAGCATCCCCTTTACCGGCACCGGGATCCGCTGGGTGACGTCGAAGGACCCGAGCCACGGCATCGCCGACGTCTACCTCGACGACGCGAAGGTGTCGTCGGCCGACCTCTACGCGGCCGGCAAGCAGAACCAGGTCACCGGCTACGAGGTCCGCGACCTGCCCGCCGGGCCGCACACGCTGAAGATCGTCGTCACCGGGCAGAAGAACGCGAAGGCCACGGCGCCGTACGTCGTGGTGGACGCCGTCGACCTGCTGTCGGGCAGCACCGATTACTACCCGGTCGTGCCGCAGCAGCCCGGCACCGGCGTCACGCTGAACGGACGGCAGTCGAAGATCCTCGTCGCCGGTTACGACCTCGGCGCCACGCGGATGCAGTATTCGACGTCGGAGATCATGACGAGCGCTGCCATCGGCGGCCGGGACGTCGCGGTGCTCTACGGCGACCACGGCGGGCCCGGCGAGACCGTCCTGCGGTTCGCGAAGCAGCCGGCCGTGCAGGTGCTCGACGGCGCGGCGACGTCCACCTGGGACGCCACCCGCGGCGACCTGCGGCTGAACTACACCCACGACGGCCTGGCCCGCGTGCTCGTCACCGCGCCGGGCGCGCGGCCGCTGCTCCTGCTGCTCGCCGACAAGGCGACGGCGGCGACGTTCTGGCGCCAGGACACCGCAGCCGGCCCGGTGCTGGTCCGCGGGACCCACCTCGTCCGGACCGCGGATCAGGGGTACGGGCTGCTGTCGCTGACCGGCGACACCGGCACCGACGGTGCGTTCGAGGTCTTCAGCGCGGCGAAGGCGGTGCTGTGGAACGGTTCCTGGGTGCCGGCGAAGCCGACCTCCAGCGGCAGCCTCACCGGGACCGCGCCGGCCGCGAAGGCCGTGACGCTGCCCGCCCTGACCGGCTGGAAGCACCAGCAGGAGTCCCCGGAGAGCCAGCCCGGCTTCGACGACTCGGCGTGGCCGGTGGCCGACAAGGAAACCACCAACAGCTCGACCGCGCTCGGCACGAAACCCGTGCTCTTCGCCGACGACTACGGCTTCCACACCGGCAACACCTGGTACCGCGGGCACTTCACCGGCGACGGCAAACAGACCGGGATCACCCTGGCCAGCCAGAGCGGCGGCCCGGCCGGGGCGTTCTCGGCGTGGCTCAACGGGGTCTTCCTCGGCAGCTCGACCAGCCCGCAGCACACCTTCACCTTCCCCGCCGGGTCGCTGCACCAGGGCGACAACGAGATCTCCGTGCTGACCGTGAACATGGGCCACGAGGAGGACTACGGCGCCAGCAACGGCAACAAGGCCGCCCGCGGGCTCACCGCGGCGCGGCTGACCGGCGCCGCGCTGACGTCGGTGACCTGGCGCCTGCAGGGCGTCCGCGGCGGCGAAACCGGGCTCGACCCGGTGCGCGGCCCGCTCAACACCGGCGGCCTCTACGGCGAGCGCGCGGGCTGGTCGCTGCCCGGGTTCCCGGACCGCGGCTGGGCGCCGGCCGCGCTCCCGGCGAAGGACACGACCCCCGGCGTCTCGTGGTACCGCACGACGGCGGACCTGGATCTGCCGCGGGGCCAGGACACCTCGCTCGGCCTGACCATCACCGACGACCCGGCGCGGCAGTACCGCGCGCTGATCTTCGTCAACGGCTGGCAGCTCGGCCAGTACGTCAACTACCTCGGACCGCAGCACAGCTTCCCGATCCCCAACGGCATCCTGAATCCGAACGGCCGCAACACCATCGCCGTCGCGGTGTGGAACCTCGACGGCAGCACCGGCGGCCTCGGCGCGATCGCCTGGACGAACCACGGCAGCTACCGCTCGCCGCTGACCGTCCGGCAGAACGCCTCGCCCGGCTACGACCCCGTGCGGTACGCGATGCCGCCGGCGCCCACGGCCGGGGTGTCGCTGACCGCGCCGGACACGGCGTCGGGCGGGCAGCCGTTCACCGCGTCGGCGACCGTGCGGGTGCCGGCGGGCGCGCCACCGGCGTTCGACGTCAAGCCGGCGCTGAGCGCGCCGGCCGGGTGGGCGATCGGCGGCGCGTCACCGCCTTCGGTCGCGCGGATCGACGGCGGCAAGTCGGCCACCTTCTCCTGGACCGTGACGCCTCCCTCCACTGTGGACACGGCCGCGCTGAAGGTCGCGGTGGCCTACCGGCAGGCGGGGCGCCCGGGGTCGGTGACCGGGGAACGGATCGTGGGGGCGGTTCCCCCGGCGCCGCCCGCGGGTCAGGTGGCGGTCAGCTCAC
Protein-coding sequences here:
- a CDS encoding response regulator transcription factor produces the protein MTISVFLLDDHELVRTGLKTVFEPEADIEVVGEAGTAAEALVRIPQARPDVAVLDVRLPDGEGVAVCREIRSTVDPPPACLMLTSYSDDEALFGAIMAGAAGYMLKQVSGRSLVEAVRTVAAGGSLLDATLTASVMNKLRGENVAAPDPRYEQLSPQERRVLDLVAEGLTNRQIAERLFLAEKTVKNYVSSVLHKLGVERRTSAAVYMSHRRAEPGRSG
- a CDS encoding FAD-dependent oxidoreductase codes for the protein MATFVIAGGGLTGAKAAETLRAEGFDGRVVIVGAEPDLPYERPPLSKGYLLGQDDRASVFVHDEKWYVDHGIEVLTGRRVTALDRAAHEVELAGGERLGYTKLLLATGASPRRLRVPGNELDGVHYLRRLAHADRLRDALAAGGRVVVAGAGWVGLETAAAARHHGCPVTIVEPGPAPLHATLGPEVGGFFAGLHRRHGVELRFGTGVTGFAGDSAVSAVLTDDGEIPADVVVVGIGARPETQLAADAGLAVDDGVLVDAGLRTEDPDVFAAGDVASVWQERYGRGVRVEHWAAAANGGPAAALAMLGREVVHDDLPYFFSDQYDAGMEFTGWFPPGGYDRVVTRGDAEAFHAFWLTGGRVVAGLHVNKWDEGLDAVRELILGGRTVDADRLADPARPLGD
- the folE gene encoding GTP cyclohydrolase I FolE; the protein is MTVEPVSTPVPLRHLGVVHDRGSVDLHAAERAVADLLRALGKDPSSEHLGDTPRRVAHAYAEMLQPRDFRLTTFPNDEGYDELVLAKSIPVQSLCEHHLLPFRGVAHVGYLPGERILGLSKLARVVEMFARDLQVQERLTKQVADWLQEHLTPKGVGVVIEAEHLCMSLRGVRASGALTVTSALHGLLREEPKTRQEFFALTGVSA
- a CDS encoding helix-turn-helix domain-containing protein translates to MQETQALAAAAALDEPTRRRLYEYVVRRPEPVSRDDVAAALGVPRATVAFHLDRLVEERLLAVGHERRTGRTGPGAGRPAKLYRRSDRQVSISLPERQYELAGTLLAAAVEEADETGGSPREILTRRARERGAELATGGRDIVGTLEENGFEPRLEDGEVALANCPFHRLAQVHTRLVCEMNLGLVEGMLTGAGENGWRARLDPHPGSCCVRLAHD
- a CDS encoding CU044_5270 family protein — translated: MNELDETLELLHRDARTAPADLSAARARLLAELDAGAVADVVPLRPKRLRRFALPAAAAVAGVVAVTAVVVQQQRPAAPAPAPAAAPPVRTTTPVPTAAAPDVRLMSAVQVLTRAADLAVGAADQPVGPGQFRYVGEHTWVQRGVQTGDSTGYTYLWEQEVDRWIPADEHDVWQETRKILGTGKFLGGSVPQSQAPEPEITNTDQGQWQGRCGDFFPESKPAKKCGDRSDWDSPVFYAALPHDPAALYAKLQQLTKGRGSTPSVMFHFGIEILRAGQMPAQLRAQWYRALAKIPGITVQAASTNLDGRTGVALGLDDRHEIRQLIIDPATGGFIGERTIAGAEPDQPWIKPGTQLGASAITTAVTGRLGEVPPK
- a CDS encoding RNA polymerase sigma factor translates to MTRIVERLDRPDLAARDPREIFARLFDEYAPPLRGYLAGRVGVHVADDLVAETFVVALRRRTSYDPQQAPIRGWLYGIATNLLRNHVRQEVRGFQLTAKAGAEDRPAENHDTAVAGRVDAAARLRLLATELAALSEQDRDVLLLTAWAGLEPAEVAEALGVPASTVRSRLHRVRHRLQSLLVPTEENQS
- a CDS encoding LacI family DNA-binding transcriptional regulator, which translates into the protein MVDRAKPGEQTRTSPPGLRQPSLADVAGMAGVSHMTVSRVVNESGPVRPETRERVLAAVQKLGYRPNTAARALVTGRSGTLGVVALESNLYGPASTLYGIENAAREAGYGVAICSVTRPGRTSIGDAVESLRRQAVEGIVVIAPHVTADRALDAAPADIPLVAVGGGDSAPVPVLSVDQYDGARRVTEHLLSLGHRTVWHLAGPEDWLEARDRERGWRETLEGRGLRVPAVVRGDWSPRSGYEAGRALVGKRGLKAVFSANDQMALGLLRAFTEAGIRVPEDVHVAGFDDVPEAEYFTPPLTTVRQDFIEVGRRTFGLLEERMAGGDAGARHLVPAELVVRESTRPR
- a CDS encoding beta-galactosidase, encoding MRAARRCRTLFTVLLSVLLAFAGIAVPQAAAAPAARPAHTVTYDGYSFLVDGNRTYLWSGEFHSYRLPSPDLWLDIFQKMKAAGFNATSLYFDWGYHSPKQGVYDFTGIRDLDKLLDMAQQAGLYVIARPGPYINAEVDGGGFPTWLSTTPGHTRSADPVYLKYSDEWQTQIDRIIARHQLTNGTGSVLAYQVENEYYNGNADGRAYMQHLEDKARADGITVPLVGNNNGTFNAGAAALDVDAADSYPQGFDCSNPAKWNGVPDISYDHVPGKPLITAEFQGGAFDPWGGPGYEKCAQLINDQFANVFYKQNIAVGATGQSFYMLHGGTSWGWSAIPQNYTSYDYGAAITEARQFDPKYAEDKLIGYFTQSVAPLTKTDGLAGAPLTDPALTDTARINPDTRTQFHTLRHSDSTSTATNTTAVALDLAAHAGYTYDDRAAEVGYTGTWSHVGPEVNYTGGDYQHTESFSNVTGDSVSIPFTGTGIRWVTSKDPSHGIADVYLDDAKVSSADLYAAGKQNQVTGYEVRDLPAGPHTLKIVVTGQKNAKATAPYVVVDAVDLLSGSTDYYPVVPQQPGTGVTLNGRQSKILVAGYDLGATRMQYSTSEIMTSAAIGGRDVAVLYGDHGGPGETVLRFAKQPAVQVLDGAATSTWDATRGDLRLNYTHDGLARVLVTAPGARPLLLLLADKATAATFWRQDTAAGPVLVRGTHLVRTADQGYGLLSLTGDTGTDGAFEVFSAAKAVLWNGSWVPAKPTSSGSLTGTAPAAKAVTLPALTGWKHQQESPESQPGFDDSAWPVADKETTNSSTALGTKPVLFADDYGFHTGNTWYRGHFTGDGKQTGITLASQSGGPAGAFSAWLNGVFLGSSTSPQHTFTFPAGSLHQGDNEISVLTVNMGHEEDYGASNGNKAARGLTAARLTGAALTSVTWRLQGVRGGETGLDPVRGPLNTGGLYGERAGWSLPGFPDRGWAPAALPAKDTTPGVSWYRTTADLDLPRGQDTSLGLTITDDPARQYRALIFVNGWQLGQYVNYLGPQHSFPIPNGILNPNGRNTIAVAVWNLDGSTGGLGAIAWTNHGSYRSPLTVRQNASPGYDPVRYAMPPAPTAGVSLTAPDTASGGQPFTASATVRVPAGAPPAFDVKPALSAPAGWAIGGASPPSVARIDGGKSATFSWTVTPPSTVDTAALKVAVAYRQAGRPGSVTGERIVGAVPPAPPAGQVAVSSLPFLTATNGWGPVERDTSNGEANAGDGKPMTIGGVAYAKGLGVHAASDVQLYLAGACTRLTASVGVDGETGTGGSVRFGVSADGVTRVTTPVVRGGQAAVPVDVDVTGVQVLDLLVDDGGDGNGQDHADWAVPTLTCVTPPAR